The sequence AACCGAGAAAGCCTGTGACCACCGTGACAGGGACTTTTGCGAGCGAGTTCATTCAGCGGCCTCCGGCACGACGGCGATGGGGGGAATGCGGGCAAGCGACTGCTTGCGGAAGATTTCGGGACGGCTGCGCCAGGGCACGAGGCCGTCAGGCGCGGCGGCATAGGCCGCGGCGCCCGCGAGCACGTCCTGCGCATTGGCATCCGAGAGGCGGCCATAGACATAGGACCAGCGTCCGGGCGCACTGAGCGCAACCGAGCAGCCCTGGCTGCAGGCCGACAGGCATTCGACGGGAACCACATTGACGCCCTCGGGCACGCCCGCTTCGAGCATCGCACCATGCAGGCGCTTGCCGGGTGTCGTCTCGCCCTCGCCAAGCGTCTGGCCGGCGCGGCAGGTGATACAGACGTGAAGTGTGACGGTCATCGCCTCTTCCAGATAAACAGCGGGAAGCGAAGAGGCGCACGGACCATTCTCTTGAAGGCCCGCTTCCCCGTCGCGGAACACCCCGTCCGCCGGTCCAAAACTCGTCCGCGCTGGCAGGTCTCCCGGCTTGCGGAGCAGGGTTTTGCCCTTCGATCCCCGCCTTCCCGATTCCCGTGGGAATCAGTGGCTTCGGGCATCTCTCCGGTCACGGTCGCGGGGGCGGCTGCATTTTGGACCCAAATCTTGCCGATTCGGACCCTATCGCATTCCCTCTTCGCCTGTCATAGGACAGGAACCAACGCCGGGCCACCATTTGCCCCCGGCCGCCTCTTGTCAAGCCGAAGGACCCCGTCAGATGACGCCTGAACCGGATACCCAGACGGCCGAGGAAACCGACGCCCGGCACGCCCAGAAAATGGCGAAGAAGAAGGCCGCCCGCGACAAGATCATGGCGACCAAGAGCGGCGAAAAGGGCCTCATCATCGTCCATACCGGCGCGGGCAAGGGCAAGTCCTCCTCCGCCTTCGGCATGATCGTCCGCTCCGTCGCCCACGGCTTTCCCTGCGCGGTGGTGCAGTTCATCAAGGGCGCCTGGGATACCGGCGAACGGCGCCTGCTCACCGGCCATTTCGGCGAGCTCTGCCAGTTCCACGCCATGGGCGAAGGTTTTACCTGGGAGACGCAGGACCGCGCCCGCGACATCGCCGCCGCGCGCGCCGGCTGGGAGAAGGCCAAGGAGCTGATCCTCGATCCCAATTTGCGCATGGTCGTGCTCGACGAGATCAACATCGCGCTGCGCTACGACTATCTCGACATCGCCGAGGTGGTGGAGTTCCTGACCACGCAGAAGCCTCCGATGACGCATGTCGTGCTCACCGGCCGCAACGCCAAGGACGAGCTGATCGAGATCGCCGATCTCGTCACCGAGATGACGCTGGTGAAACACCCCTTCCGCTCCGGCATCAAGGCGCAGGCCGGCGTCGAGTTCTGAATTCGATGGCGCGCGCATTGATGATCCAGGGAGCCGGCTCGGACGTGGGCAAGTCGCTCATCGTCGCCGGTCTTGCGCGCGCCTTCACGCGGCGCGGCCTGCGTGTGCTCCCGTTCAAGCCGCAGAACATGTCGAACAATGCGGCCGTCACGGTCGACGGCGGCGAGATCGGTCGCGCCCAGGCGCTGCAGGCGCTCGCGGCCGGCGTCGAGCCGCACACCGACATGAACCCGGTGCTGCTCAAGCCCGAGACCGATGTCGGCGCCCAGGTCGTTGTTCACGGCAAGCGCATTGCGACCGCGCGTGCGCGCGAATATGCGGCGATGAAGCCCTCGCTGATGGGCGCGGTGCTCGAGAGTTTCGAGCGGCTGAAGGCACGCTCCGATCTCGTGCTGATCGAAGGCGCCGGCAGCCCGGCCGAGGTAAACCTGCGCAAGGCCGACATCGCCAATATGGGCTTTGCATGCAAGGCCGACGTTCCGGTCGTGCTGGTCGGCGACATCGATCGCGGCGGCGTCATCGCCCAGCTCGTCGGTATCAAGACGGTGATCGATCCTGATGATGCCGCGATGATCCAGGGCTTTGTGATCAACAAGTTCCGCGGCGATCCTACGCTGTTCGACGACGGCTACGGGCTGATCGAGCAGAAGACGTCGTGGCGCGGCCTTGGCGTGCTGCCCTGGTTCGCGCGCGCCGGCGAGCTGCCGGCCGAGGACGCGCTGGGCCTGAGCGATGCGCGCAAGCCCGGGCAATGCAAGATCGCGTGCCTCGCGCTGTCACGGATCGCCAATTTCGACGATCTCGATCCGCTCAAGCTCGAGCCTGGTGTCGATCTCGTCATGGTCCGTCCGGGCGACGCGATCCCCGGCGATGTCCGTCTCGTCATCATCCCCGGCTCCAAATCCACCCGCGGCGATCTCGCCTTCCTGCGTGCGCAGGGCTGGGATATCGATCTGCTCGCGCATCACCGCCGCGGCGGTCATGTGCTCGGCCTTTGCGGCGGCTACCAGATGCTGGGGCGCAGCGTTTCCGACCCTGAAAGCATCGAAGGTCCTGCGGGCGACACGCCAGGCCTAGGACTTCTCGATGTCCAGACGGTGATGACCCCGCAGAAGACGCTGACGCGTGTTGCCGCCGTGCATGCCGCGACCGATCAGCCAATCCAGGCCTACGAAATCCACATCGGCCGCACCGACGGGCCCGATCGCGCGCGTCCGTTCGCCAGCTTGAACGGCGAGCCCGAGGGCGCGATCTCGCGCGACGGCCGCGTGCAAGGCAGCTATTTGCATGGCCTCTTCACGTCGGATGATTTCCGCAAGGCGTATCTGGCGAAACTCGATATTCCCGCGGGCGAAGAGCCCTATCACGCCAGGGTCGAGAGCGCGCTCGATGCCCTCGCCGATCACATCGAAAAGCATCTCGACGTCGAAGGCGTGCTCGCGCTAGCGCGCTAGGACCTCGCCAAGGCGCGTCCACTCGGCTTCGCTGCCGGGGAGCCCGAGCCGCAGCCATGTCGGCTCTTTCGCGAACACGCGCGACCAGATCTGGCCGCGCGCCAGCTTGTCCTGTGCGGCCAGTGCGTCAGGCGTCTCGTAGAGACGAAACAGCGGCGTGCCGCCGATGAGCGTCCAGTTCTGCGACTGCATCATCGCGTCGAGCCGTATGCTGTCGCGCACAAGACGCGCTGAGGTGGTCTCAGTCCAGGCATCGTCCCGCAAGGCGCGGCAGCCGATCGCAATCGCCGCGCCAGAAACCGGCCACGGACCTGACGCCGCCGCGAGCTTGCCGACGTCGGCTCCATTGCCGATCGCGAACCCAAGCCGCAGGCCGGCCAACCCGTAAAACTTTCCGAACGAGCGCAGGATCAGCAGTCCCGGCTGATCCGCGTCCGGTGCCAGCGACAGATGCGGAACGGCATCGGCAAAACTCTCGTCAACCACGAGACGGCCGACGCGCGGCAGCAGTGCAAGCAAATCATTGGGCGCGTGGCTTCGGCCATCGGGGTTGTTGGGATTGACGATGATGGCGAGGTCCGCGCCTGCCAATGCCTGAAGGTCTCTGACCTCCTGGACATCCCAGCCCGTAGCCGAGAGGACTCCGGCGTATTCATTGTAGGTCGGCGCGAGGATGCGGGCGCGGCCGCATGGCGCGAGTTGCGGCAATAGTTGAATGGCGGCTTGCGCGCCACCCATCGCAACGAGCGCCGCACTCGTGCGGTAGGCGTGCCGCGCGGCCTGATCCAACGCATCGATCTCGGCACGCGACGGCAGCGCAGTCCACGCGCGCGCGCTCACCTCGCCTACCGGATAAGGCACCCGGTTGATCCCCGTCGACAGGTCGATCCAGTCCTCGGTTCGGCCGCCGAACCGCTGCTGGGCCAGATCGAGATTTCCACCGTGCTCGCGCATGCTCCGTTCTTTCACGCGAAGGCCAGGATCGCAAGCAGGCCTGCGAGCAGCAGCATGGCACGGCGGTAGACGTTCAGCCCCTCGCCGATGTCGGCGGGACGCGGATCGCGCGCGCCTTCGTTGAGCCAGGGCTCCTTTGTGACGCTGCCATGATAGATGCGGGGGCCACTGAGCCGCACACCAAGCGCGCCCGCCATCGCCGCTTCCGGCCAGCCGGCGTTGGGCGAGCGATGGCGACGCGCATCGCGCGTCATGCACGACAACGCTTCGGATCGCCGTGGTGCCAACAGCACGAACAGAAATCCGGTCAGACGCGCCGGAATGAAATTTGCGACATCGTCGATGCGCGCGGCGGCCCAGCCGAAGGCCTCGTGCCGCTCGCTGCGATGGCCGATCATGGAATCCAGCGTATTGATGGCCTTGTAGCCGAGGATGCCGGGCAGGCCGAACAGCGCGCCCCAGAACACCGGCGCGACGATGCCGTCGGAGGCGTTCTCGGCGAGGCTCTCGATTGCCGCGCGCGCGATGCCGGCTTCATCGAGCGCCGCGGGATCGCGGCCGACGATGCGCGACACGGCCTCGCGTGCAGCGGCGATGTCGCCGGCCTGCAAGGGCCTCGCGACGGCGGCAACGTGATCATGGAGCGAGCGCAGCGCGACCAGCGGCCAGGCGAGCACGCCCACCAGCACGATCTGCGCCCATCCCCAAGGGAGCAGCGACTGAAGGCCCCAGCCGATCGCAACGGACAATGCGATCACCGCGAGTGCTCCAACGACGCCCGCAGTGCGGCGGACCCCCGGCGCATCGGAGGAGCGATTCCAGCCGGTATCGATCGCGCCGATCAGCCGGCCCAGCCAGGTCACGGGATGACCGATCCGCGCGAACAGCCACAACGGCCAGCCCAAAAGGACATCCACTGCCATCGCCACCACCATCGCGCCCGCAAAGCCCAAACCCGCCTCCTGTCCCGCCCCTGTTGCGCAAAGCGGCGGCCGAGCGCAAGCCCCCGGCGGCCTGATTTCGGCTTTGTCTTTGGCCGCGTTTGGTGATTAGTGCTGCCGACAGGAGACCTTCATGGCCGTCATTCTGATCACCGGCGGAGCGCGATCGGGCAAAAGCACGCGGGCGGAAGCGCGTGCGCGCGCATTTTCGGGCCAGCCTGTCTATCTCGCGACGGCCGAGGCGCTCGATGGCGAAATGGAAGCGCGCATCGCGAAGCACCGCGCGCGCCGCGGAACCGACTGGATCGAGCGCGAGGTGCCGCTGGATCTCGTGCCCGCTCTGCTCGCAAGCGATGGCGGCGGCGCAAGGCTCGTGGACTGCCTGACGCTGTGGCTCTCCAACCTGATGCATGCGGAGCGCGACTGGGAGCACGAGGTGAGCGAGCTCGCGGAGGCCCTGCCTCGCCTGAAGAGCCCCGTTGTCCTCGTGACCAATGAAGTCGGCCTCGGCATCGTCCCCGACAACGCTTTGGCGCGCAGCTTCCGCGACGCCGCCGGGATCATGAACCAGATCATCGCTAGCGTCGCCGATGAGGTCGAGTTCGTCGTCGCCGGCCTGCCGATGAAGCTGAAATGATGGTGCACGCCGAACTTTTCAAAGACGTCATTGCCGATCTCAGGATGGCGGCATCGTTCGTCACGATCCTGCCCGTGGCATCGTCGAAGCCCGCAACCGACGGTGCCCTCGCGCGCGCGACCTGGGCGCTCCCCGTGGCCGGACTGCTGGTCGGCCTTGCCGGCGCCATGGTCTACAAGATCGCCATTCGGTTCGGGCTGACACCCAACCTTGCCGCCCTGCTCGCACTGGCCACGACCGCCCTCATCACCGGCGCGCTGCACGAGGACGGGCTCGCCGACACAGCCGACGGGCTCGGCGGCGGCCGCACGCGCGAGCGCAAGCTGGAGATCATGCGCGATAGCCGGATCGGCAGTTACGGCGTCTGCGCACTGATCCTGTCGTTCGGCCTGCGCTGGAGCGCGCTCGCGGCGATCGCCAGTCCCTCGGCGGTCGCGATGGCGCTGTGCGCTGCGCATGCTGCGGCACGCGCGGGCGTACCGGCCTTCATGTCGCTGGTCCCGCCGGCGCGGCCTGACGGCCTCTCGGCCAGCGCCGGAGCGCCGCCGGGCCGCAGCGTCGCCATCGCCTTCGCGGTTGGAACGCTCGTGCTCGCCCTGGCGTTGGGGCCGGGCAAGGCGCTGGTCGGCCTGATCCTGCTCTCGCTCGCCGGGCTGCTGCTGGCGCGGCTCGCCATCCGCCAGATCGGCGGGCAGACTGGCGACATTCTCGGCGCCTTCGAGCAGACGGGCGAGATCCTGATCCTGCTGGTCGCCGCGGCCTTCCAGACGGGACGCTGATCTCATGGTCGAGTTCGACGACACCTTCCGCCGGCACCTGCACGAACTGTTCGTATGGCGCCGCGACGTGCGCCGCTTTCGCAGCGATCCGCTGCCGGACCGCGCCGTCGATCGCCTGATCGAGACGGCGTGTCTTTCCCCGTCGGTCGGCCTCAGCCAGCCCTGGCGCTTCGTCATCGTCGATGATGCCGCACGGCGCCGCGCCGTGATCGACGATTTCAAGGCGTGCAATGCGGATGCACTCAATTGTTATTCCGGAGAGCGCGCGGCGCGCTATGCCACGCTAAAACTGTCGGGCCTCGAACAGGCGCCGGGCCACCTCGCCGTGTTCGCGGACAAGGCCACCGACGTCGGCCACGGCCTTGGCCGCGCCACCATGCCGGAAACCACGGAATATTCCGTGGTCGCGGCGATCACCGCGATGTGGCTCGCCGCGCGCGCGGAAGGCATTGGCCTTGGCTGGGTGTCGATCCTGAATCCCGATCGCATCCACGCCATTCTCGACGTGCCTGACACCTGGAAATTCATCGCCTATCTCTGCATCGGCTATCCGGAGGTCGAATGCGACCAGCCCGAGCTGGAGCAGGCGAAATGGGAGCACCGGCGCGGCGCGGAAGAATTCACGCTGCGGCGGTAAGACCGCACTCTCCTCCGTCATTGCGAGCGCAGCGAAGCAATCCAGAGTCTTTCCGCGGAGGGATTCTGGATTGCTTCGTCGCAAGGGCTCCTCGCAATGACGGCGGAGAGAAGCACTCGCCGGACGCCAAATAGGGGGATGACCTCGCACGGTGGTCGGGCCGCCGATCGAAACAGCGACTCTTCGGCGCGTAGGAATACGGTATCGGGCTGCGCATGGCTGCGAATGAACATTCACAAGCGCATTTTTCATCAATTGTGGTCGCTAGCCTTTCGCGATATGCACAGCGTCAGGGACAACTTTTGCGAAACATTGCATGATTGAGCGGTCCGCTCCTGCCCGCGCTGTGCCGGCGGTCGCTCGCCGCGATTTCATTCGCCTGGCGGGTGCAACTGCTGCGGGTTTCTTTGCGCTCGGCGCAACGCCGGATCGCATGCGGATCGTCGCCACGCTGACGGCATTGTCGCTCGACGACGAACTGACCAGAAGGAGCATGACCGAAGCTGCGACCACGCGGCTTGGCGGGCTCATCGCGGGCCTGAGGCAACGAGGCTGGGTCGAAGGGGTCAATTTCCGCTTCGAGATCCGGTCGAGCTTCGGCGGACCGGACAAGATGAAGACCGCCGTGCAGGAGCTCATCGATCTCAAGCCGGATGTCATCCTGACCGGCTCGACGGTTGAAACCGCGGCCGTGCTGGCGGCCACCAAGACGATCCCGATCGTTTTCGCGACCTCCAACGACCCCGTCGGCAACGGCTTCGTCGAGAGCCTCGCGCACCCCGGCGGCAACGTCACGGGCTTCACCAGCAGCACCGCCGAGATGGGCGGCAAATGGCTTCAACTCATCAAGGAGGCCGTGCCGGACATCGCGCGTGTCGGCGTCCTGTTCAATCCAGCGAGCACGCCTCGCGCCGGACGCTTCTTTCTCGACTCCCTCGAGCAGGAGGCCGTGACATCAGGTGTTGACGTCGTCCTCGCACCCATCGGCAAGGCAGCGGATATCGACGGGGCGATCAGCCGCTTTTCCGAGCCGCCCAAGGCTGCGATGATCTCGCTCGTCGACAGCTTCCTGGTGGTGAACCGCCAGGCGATCGTCGCGGCAACGGCGAAATATCGCGTTCCAATGATCTATCCGTTTCACTACTTCATGGATGCGGGCGGGCTCATGAGCTACGGGCCGACGCTGGAGGTGCGCTCGGCCGACTATGTCGACCTGATCCTGCGCGGCACCAAGGCCGGCGATCTTCCGGTGCAATCGCCACGCAAATACGAGCTTTTGATCAACCGCACCGTCGCGCGATCGCTCGGACTGACGATCCCGTTCACGCTGCTCGCGCGCGCCGATGAGATCCGCGAGTGAACGAGCAAGTCGACCAGGGACATTTGCGAACGCCTCCCGGCCGGCTGTTCCGGAAATATCTCTACTCGATCGTCGCCCTCGCCTTTGCCGCGCTCGCCATCAGCACCGGTTTCGACGTCTGGTTCTCCTATCGCGAGCAGAAGCAGCTCCTCGCGGCGATCCAGCGCGAACAGGCGGCATCCGCGGCCATCCAGATCGGCCAGTTCGTCGGCCAGATCGAAAACCAGATCAGATGGCTCTCGCGCCTGCCTCCGGAGCTGTCGACCAACGAAGACGATCGCCTGAACGCCATCCGCCTGCTGCGCCTCTCGCCCGCGATCGCGGAAATTGCCGAGCTCGATGCGCAGGGCCGCGAGCAGGTGCGCGTGTCGCGCCGCGTCGCGGACAGGGTCGGCAGCAAGGCCGACCTCTCCACCTCGCCCGCCTTCCGCGGCGCCAATCAAAGCCGCGCCTATTACGGACCCGTGTACTTCTTCGGCGACACCGAGCCGTTCATGACGCTCGCCACTCGCGGGACCGGCCGCCAGCCCAATGTGGTCGTCGCCGAAGTCAATCTGCGCTTCATCTGGGACCTCGTCGCCGGGATCAGGGTCGGCAACACCGGCAAGGCCTATGTGGTCGACCGCACGGGGGTCTTGATCGCGCACCCGGATTTATGGCCGGCACTACGCCGCAGCGATCTCTCGGGACACGCGGACGTGCGCGCCGCGCTCGACGGTGTGGGCTCGCCCTCCAGCGGCCTGGTCAAGGAGAATCTGTCGGGCCAACGCGTGCTCTCGACTTACGCAACGGTGCCCTCGCTCGGCTGGCTGGTGTTTGTCGAGCTTCCGCTCAGCGAGGCCTATGCCCCGATCTATGCGTCGATCGGACGTTCCACGTTTCTTCTGATCGCCCTGCTTGCCATTGCGGTGCTGGTGTCCCTTTGGCTCAGCCGGCGCATGACTGTGCCGATCCAGATCCTGACGCAGGGCGCGCGGCGGATCGGAAGCGGCGATCTCGGCCTGCGGTTCGCGATCAGGACCGGCGACGAGCTGGAGGCGCTCGGTGACCAGTTCAACCGGATGGCCGCTCACTTGCGCGACTCCTACGCAACGCTCGAGGGCAAGGTGATCGAGCGGACCTCCGAGCTCGAGAAGGCGCGCGATCAGGCCCTGGCCGAGCACGACGCAGCCGAGCGCGCGCGCAGCATTGCGGTGCAGGCCAACGAGACCAAGTCGCGCTTCCTTGCCGTCGTCAGCCACGAGCTGCGCACGCCGCTGAACGGCGTCATGGGCGTGCTGCAACTGCTCGACGACGGCAACCTTAGCGAAGTGCAGCGGCGCCACCTCGCCACCGCCGCCGCATCGGGCGAAACACTGATCGCACTGGTCGATGCGATCCTGGAGTATGCGCGCCTCGAGGCCAGCACCGAGGCGCTGGAGACGCGCGACTTCCGCCTCGACCAGCTGATCGAGGCCGCCGCCGACCTGATGCGCCCGCAGGCCTTCGACAAGGGACTGACCTTCGATCTCGCCAGCGATGCGACGGTCAACATCTCCGTGCACGGCGATCCTGTCAGGCTCAACCGCATCCTGCTCAACCTGATCGGCAACGCGATCAAGTTCACCCCGCGCGGTGGGATCGCTTTGACGGCGGCCGCCGAACAGCTCGACAAACATATCCTGCTGCACATCACCGTTCGCGATACCGGCATCGGCATCGCGCCCGACATGCATGAGCGGATTTTTGAGGACTTCGTCCAGGCCGACGACAGCATTGCGCGGCGGTTCGGCGGCACCGGCCTCGGACTTGCGATCGCGCGTCGCCTCGCGCGCCTGATGCGCGGCGAGCTGACGGTGGAGAGCACGCCGGGCACCGGCAGCACCTTCACGCTTGACGTGCCGCTCGGCCGCGCCGCGAGCGGCATCGCACAAGGCACGCTTCCACCGCCATCGCGGCAACTCAGCGTGCTGCTGGTCGACGACGATCCCGTCAATTGCGAGGTCGGCGAAGCGATCCTGAACCGGCTCGGCCACCACCCCACGATCGCCAGGAACGGCGCATCTGCCATAGAGCTCGCCCGCAATCAGGCGTTCGACGTCATCCTGATGGATCTGCACATGCCCGACATGGACGGCGTCGAGGCGGCGTCGCGGATCGGCAAGCTCGGCTTGCCGAAGAGACCGCGCATCATCGCCGTGACCGCCGACGTCTCCACCCTCGCCCGCGAACGACTCGCCGGCGCCGGCATCGTCAAGGTCGTCAGCAAGCCGATCCTGATCAATGCGCTGCGTGAGGCGATCGAAGACACAAAGGACGAGCCGGCCGTCGCGCAACTCGCCGCGGGCGCATTGATCGACCGGCATTTCCTCGACGACCAGAAAGAGCTGCTGGGCCCGGCGCAAATCGCAAAGCTCCATCATCTGCTGCAGGAGACCAGCGACAGGCTGATTGAGGACATCACCAAAGCCGCCGCTGCCGGCGATCGGAAGCAACTCGCGCGCTCCACGCACCAGCTCGGCAGCGCCGCCGGCGCGCTCGGCCTCGTCCGCCTGTTTGAGCGCTGCCGCGAGGTCGAGCTGACGGCGCCCTCGATGTCCCCGCCGGAGTGCCAGAGCGCCGCGCGCGATCTCGCCGCGCTCCAGCAGGCCTCGATCAGCGCGCTGGACGATCTGCTCGCGCCGGCCGGGCAGCGCGCGGAGTTCGGCGTTAACCATCGCTGACGGTTCCAGTCTGCGCGACATCGCTTCGAAGTTTCTTAAATTTTGCTGGGTACCTCTTCCAGGCATGGTGACCTGGGGAAAGATATGAGTAAGCGGGCCAAACGTGGAAAGGCGGAGACGCTCGCACTGCCGATGGCCGCGAGAGTTGCAATTGGCGTCCTGGCCGTTGCCGGGTTGGGGTACGGTTTGCTGTTGCGCCCGGCGAGCGTCCAACCGGCACGGAAGCCATCCGCACCCCAAGCCCAGGCATCGTCAACTCCGGTTTACGTGGCACCTGTAACGCATGCATCCGCGCCGGCTCCGGCTCCGATTCCAACCCCGGCGCCTCTGGTCGAACCACCAAGAGCCGACGCTGACGTTCCCGGAGCATTGGTTCGGCAGGTGGTTGATTACGCCAGCCGCCAGACGCCGGGCACCGTGATCATCGATACCAAGAACACGTTCCTTTATTTCGTCCTGAACGACACGCAAGCACTGCGCTACGGCATCGGTGTTGGCCGCGAAGGTTTCACATGGTCCGGCGAGCAGACTGTGGCCCGTAAGGCCGAATGGCCGGATTGGCATCCGCCTGCGGAGATG is a genomic window of Bradyrhizobium sp. CB1717 containing:
- a CDS encoding DUF1636 domain-containing protein, with protein sequence MTVTLHVCITCRAGQTLGEGETTPGKRLHGAMLEAGVPEGVNVVPVECLSACSQGCSVALSAPGRWSYVYGRLSDANAQDVLAGAAAYAAAPDGLVPWRSRPEIFRKQSLARIPPIAVVPEAAE
- the cobO gene encoding cob(I)yrinic acid a,c-diamide adenosyltransferase: MTPEPDTQTAEETDARHAQKMAKKKAARDKIMATKSGEKGLIIVHTGAGKGKSSSAFGMIVRSVAHGFPCAVVQFIKGAWDTGERRLLTGHFGELCQFHAMGEGFTWETQDRARDIAAARAGWEKAKELILDPNLRMVVLDEINIALRYDYLDIAEVVEFLTTQKPPMTHVVLTGRNAKDELIEIADLVTEMTLVKHPFRSGIKAQAGVEF
- a CDS encoding cobyric acid synthase is translated as MARALMIQGAGSDVGKSLIVAGLARAFTRRGLRVLPFKPQNMSNNAAVTVDGGEIGRAQALQALAAGVEPHTDMNPVLLKPETDVGAQVVVHGKRIATARAREYAAMKPSLMGAVLESFERLKARSDLVLIEGAGSPAEVNLRKADIANMGFACKADVPVVLVGDIDRGGVIAQLVGIKTVIDPDDAAMIQGFVINKFRGDPTLFDDGYGLIEQKTSWRGLGVLPWFARAGELPAEDALGLSDARKPGQCKIACLALSRIANFDDLDPLKLEPGVDLVMVRPGDAIPGDVRLVIIPGSKSTRGDLAFLRAQGWDIDLLAHHRRGGHVLGLCGGYQMLGRSVSDPESIEGPAGDTPGLGLLDVQTVMTPQKTLTRVAAVHAATDQPIQAYEIHIGRTDGPDRARPFASLNGEPEGAISRDGRVQGSYLHGLFTSDDFRKAYLAKLDIPAGEEPYHARVESALDALADHIEKHLDVEGVLALAR
- the cobD gene encoding threonine-phosphate decarboxylase CobD — protein: MREHGGNLDLAQQRFGGRTEDWIDLSTGINRVPYPVGEVSARAWTALPSRAEIDALDQAARHAYRTSAALVAMGGAQAAIQLLPQLAPCGRARILAPTYNEYAGVLSATGWDVQEVRDLQALAGADLAIIVNPNNPDGRSHAPNDLLALLPRVGRLVVDESFADAVPHLSLAPDADQPGLLILRSFGKFYGLAGLRLGFAIGNGADVGKLAAASGPWPVSGAAIAIGCRALRDDAWTETTSARLVRDSIRLDAMMQSQNWTLIGGTPLFRLYETPDALAAQDKLARGQIWSRVFAKEPTWLRLGLPGSEAEWTRLGEVLAR
- the cbiB gene encoding adenosylcobinamide-phosphate synthase CbiB, giving the protein MGFAGAMVVAMAVDVLLGWPLWLFARIGHPVTWLGRLIGAIDTGWNRSSDAPGVRRTAGVVGALAVIALSVAIGWGLQSLLPWGWAQIVLVGVLAWPLVALRSLHDHVAAVARPLQAGDIAAAREAVSRIVGRDPAALDEAGIARAAIESLAENASDGIVAPVFWGALFGLPGILGYKAINTLDSMIGHRSERHEAFGWAAARIDDVANFIPARLTGFLFVLLAPRRSEALSCMTRDARRHRSPNAGWPEAAMAGALGVRLSGPRIYHGSVTKEPWLNEGARDPRPADIGEGLNVYRRAMLLLAGLLAILAFA
- the cobU gene encoding bifunctional adenosylcobinamide kinase/adenosylcobinamide-phosphate guanylyltransferase, producing MAVILITGGARSGKSTRAEARARAFSGQPVYLATAEALDGEMEARIAKHRARRGTDWIEREVPLDLVPALLASDGGGARLVDCLTLWLSNLMHAERDWEHEVSELAEALPRLKSPVVLVTNEVGLGIVPDNALARSFRDAAGIMNQIIASVADEVEFVVAGLPMKLK
- the cobS gene encoding adenosylcobinamide-GDP ribazoletransferase; its protein translation is MMVHAELFKDVIADLRMAASFVTILPVASSKPATDGALARATWALPVAGLLVGLAGAMVYKIAIRFGLTPNLAALLALATTALITGALHEDGLADTADGLGGGRTRERKLEIMRDSRIGSYGVCALILSFGLRWSALAAIASPSAVAMALCAAHAAARAGVPAFMSLVPPARPDGLSASAGAPPGRSVAIAFAVGTLVLALALGPGKALVGLILLSLAGLLLARLAIRQIGGQTGDILGAFEQTGEILILLVAAAFQTGR
- the bluB gene encoding 5,6-dimethylbenzimidazole synthase; the encoded protein is MVEFDDTFRRHLHELFVWRRDVRRFRSDPLPDRAVDRLIETACLSPSVGLSQPWRFVIVDDAARRRAVIDDFKACNADALNCYSGERAARYATLKLSGLEQAPGHLAVFADKATDVGHGLGRATMPETTEYSVVAAITAMWLAARAEGIGLGWVSILNPDRIHAILDVPDTWKFIAYLCIGYPEVECDQPELEQAKWEHRRGAEEFTLRR
- a CDS encoding ABC transporter substrate-binding protein; translation: MIERSAPARAVPAVARRDFIRLAGATAAGFFALGATPDRMRIVATLTALSLDDELTRRSMTEAATTRLGGLIAGLRQRGWVEGVNFRFEIRSSFGGPDKMKTAVQELIDLKPDVILTGSTVETAAVLAATKTIPIVFATSNDPVGNGFVESLAHPGGNVTGFTSSTAEMGGKWLQLIKEAVPDIARVGVLFNPASTPRAGRFFLDSLEQEAVTSGVDVVLAPIGKAADIDGAISRFSEPPKAAMISLVDSFLVVNRQAIVAATAKYRVPMIYPFHYFMDAGGLMSYGPTLEVRSADYVDLILRGTKAGDLPVQSPRKYELLINRTVARSLGLTIPFTLLARADEIRE
- a CDS encoding hybrid sensor histidine kinase/response regulator; the encoded protein is MNEQVDQGHLRTPPGRLFRKYLYSIVALAFAALAISTGFDVWFSYREQKQLLAAIQREQAASAAIQIGQFVGQIENQIRWLSRLPPELSTNEDDRLNAIRLLRLSPAIAEIAELDAQGREQVRVSRRVADRVGSKADLSTSPAFRGANQSRAYYGPVYFFGDTEPFMTLATRGTGRQPNVVVAEVNLRFIWDLVAGIRVGNTGKAYVVDRTGVLIAHPDLWPALRRSDLSGHADVRAALDGVGSPSSGLVKENLSGQRVLSTYATVPSLGWLVFVELPLSEAYAPIYASIGRSTFLLIALLAIAVLVSLWLSRRMTVPIQILTQGARRIGSGDLGLRFAIRTGDELEALGDQFNRMAAHLRDSYATLEGKVIERTSELEKARDQALAEHDAAERARSIAVQANETKSRFLAVVSHELRTPLNGVMGVLQLLDDGNLSEVQRRHLATAAASGETLIALVDAILEYARLEASTEALETRDFRLDQLIEAAADLMRPQAFDKGLTFDLASDATVNISVHGDPVRLNRILLNLIGNAIKFTPRGGIALTAAAEQLDKHILLHITVRDTGIGIAPDMHERIFEDFVQADDSIARRFGGTGLGLAIARRLARLMRGELTVESTPGTGSTFTLDVPLGRAASGIAQGTLPPPSRQLSVLLVDDDPVNCEVGEAILNRLGHHPTIARNGASAIELARNQAFDVILMDLHMPDMDGVEAASRIGKLGLPKRPRIIAVTADVSTLARERLAGAGIVKVVSKPILINALREAIEDTKDEPAVAQLAAGALIDRHFLDDQKELLGPAQIAKLHHLLQETSDRLIEDITKAAAAGDRKQLARSTHQLGSAAGALGLVRLFERCREVELTAPSMSPPECQSAARDLAALQQASISALDDLLAPAGQRAEFGVNHR
- a CDS encoding L,D-transpeptidase; translated protein: MSKRAKRGKAETLALPMAARVAIGVLAVAGLGYGLLLRPASVQPARKPSAPQAQASSTPVYVAPVTHASAPAPAPIPTPAPLVEPPRADADVPGALVRQVVDYASRQTPGTVIIDTKNTFLYFVLNDTQALRYGIGVGREGFTWSGEQTVARKAEWPDWHPPAEMVSRQPYLPRFMAGGPGNPLGARAMYLGETEYRIHGTNKPDTIGKRVSSGCIRLTNEDVVDLYDRVKVGAKVIVLPATAARRPSQGAPPDAALRSPEPASPSNRPSANNAQMPSSGPKIAEVQ